Proteins encoded within one genomic window of Pseudomonas cannabina:
- a CDS encoding site-specific integrase, translated as MNTMTLPELTQEYILTHDLRPDTVKIYWAATKSYVRFFGDRLASETTHRDMLDWRRSELERISKRSWNTYSSHLRTIYGYAIEHGLVDMVANPFKNTSVVPPKRPKKTVANDASVRARNWLKVLAAEERATGKRTEITPAWFWLTVFETFYYTGLRLNALLCLRYADVYLGDRLIRVRGETEKTHREFLIPIPDGLMAQLETIMNAAKAVGFQPEDQLFNVNRFSGHYRRQEMNSNQVEAMYKKLTAMTGVRMTPHRFRHTIASELMTLPERNIYLTKKLLNHSNIATTMDYIEPDYEMMRAVMNERGKRPAKISYLAKADAAQRAEKHYSVAAPVRDLTSGSSIHERTAVADRASGHVLGKTPAQTVQLKRKKQSAPLNSHSGTTIQAAPDITSGSHEYIPSPLNEGDPAVRQLPLGCSSPEDLLRSLGELTKWVQHNIAGGGTGTEPVIEDRPVPSQDARHLRPEMLEMTGRIGRSW; from the coding sequence ATGAACACAATGACACTGCCTGAGCTGACCCAGGAATACATTCTCACCCATGATTTACGGCCGGACACGGTCAAGATCTACTGGGCTGCCACAAAGTCCTATGTCAGATTCTTCGGTGACCGTCTGGCAAGCGAGACGACGCACCGGGACATGCTCGACTGGCGCAGATCCGAACTGGAGAGAATCTCAAAGCGCAGTTGGAATACGTACTCCAGCCATTTGCGCACCATCTACGGCTACGCAATCGAACACGGTCTGGTAGACATGGTTGCTAACCCATTTAAAAACACGAGTGTGGTGCCACCCAAGCGCCCAAAAAAGACAGTTGCTAACGACGCTAGCGTCCGCGCTCGTAACTGGCTCAAGGTGTTGGCAGCAGAAGAACGTGCCACTGGAAAACGGACAGAAATTACTCCGGCCTGGTTCTGGCTCACCGTGTTCGAAACCTTCTACTACACGGGGCTAAGGCTCAACGCGCTGCTGTGCCTGCGTTATGCGGATGTGTACCTGGGCGACCGGCTGATCCGAGTCAGAGGTGAAACAGAGAAAACTCACCGTGAGTTCCTGATTCCGATCCCGGATGGGCTCATGGCACAGTTGGAAACCATCATGAACGCTGCTAAAGCAGTGGGTTTTCAGCCCGAAGACCAACTGTTCAACGTAAACAGATTTTCTGGTCACTACCGTCGTCAAGAGATGAACTCTAATCAGGTGGAGGCTATGTACAAAAAGCTCACCGCGATGACCGGGGTACGCATGACTCCTCACCGGTTTCGTCACACGATCGCCAGCGAGCTGATGACGCTGCCAGAGCGCAATATCTATTTGACCAAGAAACTGCTGAACCACTCGAATATCGCAACGACGATGGATTACATAGAGCCTGACTACGAGATGATGCGAGCGGTGATGAATGAGCGAGGCAAGCGACCGGCCAAGATCAGCTACCTGGCAAAAGCAGATGCGGCGCAGCGAGCTGAAAAACATTACTCTGTAGCTGCTCCAGTGAGGGACTTGACTTCGGGATCGTCGATACACGAAAGGACAGCAGTTGCCGACAGAGCATCGGGGCACGTCTTGGGCAAAACGCCCGCCCAGACCGTGCAGTTAAAGCGCAAAAAACAAAGTGCCCCTTTGAATTCGCACTCGGGTACGACAATACAGGCTGCACCAGATATCACGTCAGGAAGTCACGAGTACATACCGTCCCCCTTGAATGAAGGCGACCCTGCTGTTAGGCAACTACCGTTAGGCTGCTCCAGCCCGGAAGATCTGTTGAGAAGCTTGGGCGAACTCACCAAGTGGGTACAACACAACATTGCCGGCGGAGGAACTGGTACTGAACCAGTGATTGAGGACAGACCTGTACCAAGCCAGGATGCTCGGCATCTACGCCCTGAAATGCTGGAAATGACCGGAAGGATAGGCAGGTCATGGTGA
- the mobH gene encoding MobH family relaxase, translating to MGASMLSFFQRRKTSPTTPSNAAAGFIKPESSDTLLSTPRRRQLIENIWQRTSLPRAQFDTLYVQAFKSYAALVQHLPASENHHHAYHGGMLDHGLEIVAYALKIRQMYLLPIGAPPESQAAQSEAWSAASAYGALVHDLGKIAVDVKVELADGTTWHPWHGPLDQPYRFKYVKGRDYRLHGAASSLIYANVIPAKALDWLSGFPELWTQLVFAFAGQYEHADILGEIVSQADQASVAQELGGNPGRAMSAPKQSIQRQLAEGLRMLISEKFKLNQPDGPSDGWLTQDGLWLVSKPAVDQLRAHLLSQGIEHIPTSNAPMFNLLQDQAIIQPNGEGKAIWKASIDNGRGWKNTFTVLKIAPALIWPNATERPEAYTGTLTVEAAGPAEEVEQALVGAAEPLSVGNNKKIPAAVNQTAQQSSQKQAPAPVKDFDALDELLDLFPDPVPAAPTAPVQSSPESTDDDQIPFSPPTKPPARLSQPKQAEADIPVFETTPATDTAKNSTDSAPNHGTNFFTWLKGGVISHRIIINDAKARVHTVDSTAFLVSPDIFKRYALEHPAIEHEAKERGLEAWQLVQRSFEKLKKHRKTPAGLNIWTCMVKGPRKSKQLRGYLLLEPTDVFSEVPYDNPVVSLADLADKEASE from the coding sequence ATGGGTGCCTCAATGCTTAGTTTCTTTCAGCGAAGAAAAACATCGCCAACCACGCCCTCTAATGCTGCTGCAGGGTTTATCAAACCCGAGTCTTCCGACACGTTACTGTCTACTCCCCGACGGCGTCAGCTCATTGAAAACATATGGCAGAGAACGTCCCTGCCCCGCGCGCAGTTCGATACGCTATACGTGCAGGCATTCAAGAGCTACGCAGCCTTGGTGCAGCATCTCCCTGCCTCGGAGAATCATCACCATGCCTATCATGGTGGCATGCTGGATCACGGTCTTGAAATCGTCGCCTACGCACTGAAGATTCGGCAAATGTATCTGCTGCCAATCGGAGCTCCGCCCGAGTCACAGGCTGCCCAGTCCGAAGCGTGGTCTGCAGCATCGGCTTATGGTGCGCTCGTCCATGACCTGGGCAAGATTGCTGTAGACGTCAAGGTGGAACTGGCAGACGGCACGACTTGGCATCCATGGCATGGGCCACTGGATCAGCCATACCGATTCAAGTACGTGAAAGGTCGGGACTACCGGTTGCATGGAGCTGCTTCGTCGCTGATCTACGCGAATGTCATTCCGGCGAAGGCACTGGACTGGCTCAGCGGGTTTCCCGAGCTCTGGACCCAACTGGTGTTCGCGTTCGCAGGGCAATATGAGCATGCCGACATCCTGGGAGAAATTGTCTCACAGGCGGATCAGGCATCGGTGGCGCAAGAGCTCGGCGGCAATCCGGGTCGGGCAATGTCAGCGCCTAAACAATCCATTCAGCGGCAGCTGGCCGAAGGCTTGAGGATGCTCATCTCTGAGAAATTCAAGCTGAACCAGCCCGATGGTCCTTCAGACGGCTGGCTGACGCAGGACGGCTTGTGGCTTGTCAGCAAGCCTGCGGTAGACCAGCTCAGGGCTCATCTGCTGTCACAGGGCATTGAGCACATTCCGACATCCAATGCCCCCATGTTCAATCTGCTCCAGGATCAGGCAATCATTCAGCCTAATGGAGAGGGAAAAGCCATTTGGAAGGCCAGCATCGACAATGGTCGAGGCTGGAAGAACACGTTCACGGTGTTGAAGATAGCGCCGGCATTGATCTGGCCGAACGCTACCGAAAGACCAGAGGCGTATACCGGCACCCTTACGGTGGAAGCCGCAGGACCGGCGGAAGAAGTCGAGCAAGCGCTTGTGGGAGCCGCCGAACCACTATCGGTAGGTAACAACAAGAAGATACCTGCCGCGGTCAATCAGACGGCTCAGCAATCCTCTCAGAAACAAGCACCGGCACCAGTAAAAGATTTTGATGCGCTGGATGAGCTGCTCGATCTATTTCCCGATCCAGTACCTGCTGCTCCAACTGCACCAGTGCAAAGTAGCCCGGAGAGCACTGACGACGATCAGATCCCCTTTTCTCCTCCAACCAAACCACCTGCACGGCTTAGTCAGCCCAAGCAGGCTGAGGCTGACATCCCCGTTTTTGAGACAACTCCAGCAACAGACACTGCCAAGAACTCGACTGACTCGGCCCCGAATCATGGCACCAACTTCTTCACCTGGCTGAAAGGCGGTGTGATCTCTCACCGGATCATCATCAATGACGCCAAAGCGCGTGTACATACCGTGGACAGCACGGCGTTTCTGGTCAGTCCGGATATCTTCAAACGTTACGCGCTTGAGCATCCGGCGATTGAGCACGAGGCGAAAGAGCGCGGTCTCGAAGCCTGGCAATTGGTCCAGCGATCTTTTGAGAAGCTGAAAAAACATCGGAAGACGCCCGCCGGCCTGAACATTTGGACATGCATGGTCAAAGGACCGCGCAAAAGCAAGCAACTGCGGGGCTATCTGCTCCTAGAGCCCACCGACGTCTTCAGTGAAGTGCCCTACGACAACCCTGTGGTCAGTTTGGCGGACTTGGCAGATAAGGAAGCATCTGAATGA